A genomic window from Lentibacter algarum includes:
- a CDS encoding ABC transporter substrate-binding protein has protein sequence MKTKLATMAVAAVMAAGPVMADLVFPSLSYRTGPYAAGGIPFADGYADYFTMLNERDGGIGGIMTKVPECETGYNTEKGVECYESTKGEGALVYQPLSTGITYQLIPKVTADGIPLHTMGYGRTSAANGKVFSHVFNYPANYWNGASVAINHLLETNGGDIKGKKVALVYHNSAYGKEPIRTLEELSTKHGYELSLLPVDHPGQEQKSQWLQIRRDKPDYVIMYGWGVMNQVAIQEAANIRFNMENFIGIWWSGAEHDVTPAGDAANGYKSVTFHNVGSDFPVFDDIKTHVVDKGLAAGAGDQIGTVLYNRGMYAAMLAAEAAKKAQEIHGTAQITPAMMRDGMEALEITEEGMIALGMPNFGPSFAVSCENHGGPGLGGITQWNAADKKWNLISDFGPSDMDVILPLITADSEAFAAENNIEQRCN, from the coding sequence ATGAAGACGAAACTAGCAACTATGGCCGTGGCAGCCGTTATGGCGGCAGGCCCAGTGATGGCGGACCTTGTGTTCCCGTCACTCTCATACCGGACTGGCCCATATGCGGCGGGTGGTATCCCGTTTGCAGACGGCTACGCAGACTACTTCACAATGCTCAACGAGCGTGATGGTGGTATCGGCGGCATCATGACCAAAGTTCCTGAGTGCGAAACAGGCTACAACACCGAAAAAGGCGTTGAGTGCTATGAGTCCACAAAAGGCGAAGGCGCACTTGTTTATCAACCGCTCTCAACAGGTATCACCTACCAGCTGATCCCCAAAGTGACAGCTGACGGTATTCCGCTCCACACAATGGGCTATGGCCGTACATCTGCCGCAAACGGCAAGGTCTTCAGCCACGTGTTTAACTACCCAGCGAACTACTGGAACGGTGCATCTGTTGCGATTAACCACCTGCTCGAAACAAACGGTGGTGACATCAAGGGCAAAAAAGTGGCCCTCGTGTATCACAACTCTGCCTATGGCAAAGAGCCGATCCGCACGCTGGAAGAGCTTTCGACGAAGCACGGCTATGAACTGAGCCTTCTTCCCGTAGACCATCCTGGTCAGGAGCAGAAATCACAGTGGCTCCAGATCCGCCGCGACAAGCCTGACTATGTAATTATGTACGGCTGGGGCGTTATGAACCAAGTTGCGATCCAAGAAGCGGCGAACATCCGTTTCAACATGGAAAACTTCATTGGTATCTGGTGGTCAGGTGCAGAGCACGATGTGACACCTGCTGGTGATGCGGCCAATGGCTACAAATCGGTAACGTTCCATAACGTTGGTTCTGACTTCCCTGTGTTTGATGACATCAAAACACACGTTGTCGACAAAGGCCTCGCGGCTGGCGCTGGCGACCAGATCGGGACAGTGCTTTACAACCGCGGTATGTATGCAGCGATGCTCGCAGCAGAAGCGGCGAAAAAAGCTCAAGAGATCCATGGCACAGCCCAGATCACACCAGCGATGATGCGTGACGGTATGGAAGCGCTTGAGATCACAGAAGAAGGCATGATAGCTCTTGGTATGCCAAACTTCGGGCCAAGCTTTGCCGTTTCTTGCGAAAACCACGGTGGCCCAGGCCTCGGCGGGATCACGCAGTGGAACGCAGCTGACAAAAAGTGGAACCTGATCTCTGACTTCGGACCATCGGACATGGACGTTATCCTGCCGCTGATCACCGCAGACTCAGAGGCGTTCGCCGCTGAAAACAACATCGAACAGCGCTGCAACTAA
- a CDS encoding branched-chain amino acid ABC transporter permease: MPDNLIFGIEVFLNGLMAGVLYALVALGFVLIYKASGIFNYAQGVMALFAAATLVGIMNGQVPFSHLINAMFGTEVHHFGWHLPALLGILLTAAFMVLLAWLVQKFVFRHLVGQEPIILFMATIGLAYFLEGISDLMWGSEIKNLDVGLPQGASIWLEDSTRWMGFGNENFYGFFIDKLDMFATVIAAILVLALVIFSQYSKQGRAMRAVADDHQAALSVGINLNFIWVMVWSLAGFVALVAGIMWGTKSGVQFSLSLIALKALPVLMLGGFTSIPGAIVGGLIIGVGEKLFEFAVGPMVGGATENWFAYVLALIFLVFRPQGLFGEKIIERV, encoded by the coding sequence ATGCCTGACAATCTGATTTTTGGGATAGAAGTCTTCCTAAACGGACTTATGGCTGGGGTTCTCTATGCCCTTGTCGCCCTCGGCTTTGTTCTGATCTATAAAGCCTCTGGTATTTTCAACTACGCCCAAGGCGTTATGGCGCTTTTTGCCGCGGCCACTCTTGTCGGAATAATGAATGGTCAGGTGCCTTTCAGCCATCTGATCAATGCGATGTTTGGCACGGAAGTACACCACTTTGGCTGGCATTTGCCTGCACTGCTCGGCATTTTGCTGACGGCTGCCTTTATGGTTTTGCTGGCATGGCTCGTGCAGAAATTCGTCTTCCGCCACCTTGTCGGACAGGAGCCAATTATTCTTTTCATGGCGACAATCGGTCTTGCCTACTTCCTCGAAGGTATCAGCGATTTGATGTGGGGCTCCGAGATTAAAAACCTCGATGTCGGCCTACCGCAGGGTGCAAGCATATGGCTTGAAGACAGCACGCGCTGGATGGGCTTCGGTAACGAAAACTTCTACGGCTTCTTCATCGATAAGCTTGACATGTTTGCAACTGTGATCGCTGCTATCCTTGTTCTGGCGCTCGTGATTTTCAGCCAATACAGCAAACAAGGCCGCGCCATGCGTGCTGTTGCGGATGATCACCAAGCGGCACTTTCGGTTGGTATCAACCTCAACTTTATCTGGGTGATGGTCTGGTCTCTCGCGGGTTTTGTCGCTCTGGTGGCAGGTATCATGTGGGGCACAAAATCAGGTGTCCAATTCTCGCTCTCACTCATTGCTCTGAAGGCCTTGCCCGTTCTGATGCTTGGTGGCTTCACCTCCATTCCGGGTGCGATCGTCGGTGGCCTGATCATTGGCGTCGGCGAAAAGCTTTTTGAATTCGCCGTTGGCCCAATGGTCGGCGGGGCCACCGAAAATTGGTTTGCCTATGTGCTCGCTCTTATTTTCCTCGTCTTCCGCCCTCAAGGGTTGTTTGGCGAGAAGATCATCGAGAGGGTCTGA
- a CDS encoding ABC transporter ATP-binding protein — translation MNDMSTEGYTTADGRKIGGTLMEMKNITLSFGGVKAITDISFDIKEGEIRAIIGPNGAGKSSMLNVISGFYIPQQGEVWYQGAKRPQMRPYEVARQGIARTFQNIALFDGMSVLDNVMTGRLNHMTTGLFAQGLWKGKAEREEVENRERAEKIIDFLEIQAIRKTPVARLPYGLKKRVELARALAAEPSLLLLDEPMAGMNVEEKEDMSRFILDVNDEFGTTIALIEHDMGVVMDLSDRVVVMDYGKKIGDGTPDEVRNNQDVIDAYLGVSHD, via the coding sequence ATGAACGACATGAGTACAGAAGGCTACACCACAGCTGACGGCCGCAAGATTGGCGGTACGTTGATGGAGATGAAAAACATCACACTGAGTTTTGGTGGGGTGAAGGCTATTACTGATATCAGCTTTGACATCAAGGAAGGCGAAATCCGCGCTATTATCGGACCGAACGGTGCGGGCAAATCCTCGATGCTCAATGTTATCTCGGGCTTCTATATCCCTCAGCAGGGGGAGGTTTGGTATCAGGGTGCAAAGCGCCCACAGATGCGGCCTTATGAAGTTGCCCGTCAAGGGATTGCCCGGACATTTCAGAACATCGCTTTGTTTGACGGTATGAGCGTTCTTGATAACGTGATGACAGGTCGTCTTAACCACATGACCACAGGGCTTTTTGCTCAGGGTCTCTGGAAGGGTAAGGCTGAGCGCGAAGAGGTTGAAAACCGCGAGCGGGCTGAGAAAATTATCGATTTTCTCGAAATTCAGGCGATCCGAAAGACGCCCGTGGCGCGTTTGCCTTATGGTCTCAAAAAACGCGTAGAGCTGGCGCGCGCGCTGGCCGCTGAGCCTTCACTCTTGCTGCTTGATGAACCGATGGCTGGGATGAACGTTGAAGAAAAAGAGGACATGAGCCGCTTTATTCTTGATGTGAACGACGAATTTGGAACCACGATTGCTCTGATTGAGCACGATATGGGTGTGGTTATGGATTTGAGCGACCGGGTTGTCGTGATGGATTACGGTAAGAAAATTGGCGACGGCACACCTGATGAGGTGCGCAACAACCAAGACGTGATCGACGCCTATTTGGGGGTGAGCCATGACTAA
- a CDS encoding AMP-binding protein: protein MTQSSEATSGLASVPALLQRNAREFANKAAYREKEFGIWQSWTWAETEKEIEALALGFINLGVNEGDFVAIIGRNRPHFYWTMVAAQSVGAIPVPLYQDASAEEMAYVMEHCGARFVVCQDQEQVDKVIEIQDGLHQFEHMIYVDPRGLRKYDHHALHRFVDIQAQGRAAYYELIEDLKERREKLTYDSTCVMLYTSGTTGKPKGVVLSNRNIIETAKNASEFDHLNAGDEILAYLPMAWVGDFIFSVGQAYWTGFCTNCPESPETMMTDLREIGPTYYFAPPRIFETQLTNVMIRMEDASPFKKRLFDVFMAHAKKVGPAILDGKSVGFMDRLKYKLGELCIYGPLKNTLGFSRVRVGYTAGEAIGPEIFDFYRSLGINLKQLYGQTEASVFITVQPDGEVRADTVGVPAKGVEIRIEENGEIYYRSEGTFVEYYKNAESTASTKDPEGWVATGDAGFFEPDTGHLRIIDRAKDVGTMADGSLFAPKYVENKLKFYPDILEAVLFGNGKDRCVAFINIDLTAVGNWAERNNIAYASYQELAGHPKVLASIQSHVEEVNKSVAQDEMLSGCQVHRFVVLHKELDADDGEMTRTRKVRRVIVADKFKDIVDALYDGSPQISTTTEVTYEDGRKGAISATLSIVDAKVQTVTTQKVAAE from the coding sequence TTGACACAGTCGTCAGAAGCGACGAGCGGACTCGCGTCCGTTCCAGCGCTGTTGCAGCGTAACGCTCGGGAGTTTGCCAATAAGGCGGCTTACCGAGAAAAAGAATTTGGCATCTGGCAGAGCTGGACTTGGGCCGAAACCGAGAAGGAAATCGAGGCGCTGGCGCTTGGGTTTATTAATCTCGGCGTGAATGAGGGCGACTTTGTTGCAATCATTGGCAGAAACCGTCCGCATTTTTACTGGACGATGGTTGCGGCTCAATCTGTGGGTGCCATTCCCGTTCCGCTGTATCAAGATGCCTCTGCTGAAGAGATGGCTTATGTCATGGAGCATTGTGGTGCGCGCTTTGTGGTCTGTCAGGACCAAGAGCAAGTCGACAAAGTTATCGAAATTCAAGATGGGCTGCATCAGTTCGAACATATGATTTATGTCGATCCACGCGGCTTACGTAAGTATGACCACCATGCGCTGCACCGGTTTGTAGATATCCAAGCACAAGGTCGCGCGGCTTATTATGAGCTGATCGAAGACCTCAAAGAGCGCCGTGAGAAGCTGACTTATGACAGCACCTGCGTAATGCTTTACACGTCTGGCACGACAGGTAAGCCAAAAGGCGTTGTGCTCTCTAACAGAAACATTATCGAGACAGCGAAGAATGCCAGTGAGTTTGATCATCTGAATGCAGGCGATGAAATTCTGGCGTATTTACCGATGGCGTGGGTGGGTGATTTTATCTTCTCGGTTGGTCAGGCGTATTGGACGGGCTTCTGCACGAATTGCCCTGAGAGCCCAGAAACCATGATGACCGATCTGCGCGAGATTGGTCCGACATATTATTTTGCCCCGCCGCGTATTTTTGAAACGCAGCTGACAAACGTGATGATCCGCATGGAAGATGCTAGTCCGTTTAAGAAGCGGCTCTTTGATGTGTTTATGGCGCATGCAAAGAAAGTCGGCCCAGCAATCTTGGACGGCAAGTCTGTCGGGTTTATGGATCGCTTGAAGTATAAGCTTGGTGAGCTCTGTATCTACGGACCACTCAAGAACACGCTTGGCTTTAGCCGTGTGCGTGTTGGTTATACGGCGGGTGAGGCCATTGGCCCTGAGATTTTTGACTTCTATCGCTCTCTTGGTATCAACCTCAAGCAGCTGTATGGTCAGACAGAAGCCTCGGTTTTCATCACTGTCCAGCCAGATGGTGAAGTGCGTGCTGACACGGTGGGCGTGCCTGCTAAAGGCGTTGAGATACGTATCGAGGAAAACGGCGAAATCTACTATCGCTCTGAAGGCACGTTTGTAGAGTATTACAAGAATGCGGAAAGCACAGCCTCGACCAAAGACCCTGAAGGTTGGGTCGCTACAGGTGATGCTGGTTTCTTTGAGCCAGACACAGGTCATTTGCGGATCATCGATCGTGCGAAAGACGTGGGAACAATGGCAGACGGTAGCTTGTTTGCTCCAAAATATGTTGAGAACAAACTCAAGTTCTACCCTGACATTCTCGAAGCTGTGCTCTTTGGCAATGGCAAGGACCGCTGCGTTGCGTTTATCAATATCGACCTGACGGCGGTGGGTAACTGGGCAGAGCGTAACAATATCGCTTATGCCTCTTACCAAGAGCTTGCGGGCCATCCCAAGGTTCTGGCTTCAATCCAGAGCCACGTGGAAGAGGTGAACAAATCTGTAGCGCAGGATGAAATGCTTTCGGGCTGTCAGGTGCACCGCTTTGTCGTCTTGCATAAAGAGCTTGATGCGGATGATGGCGAAATGACCCGGACACGAAAAGTGCGCCGCGTGATTGTGGCCGATAAGTTCAAGGACATCGTTGATGCCCTCTACGACGGCTCACCCCAAATTTCGACTACAACGGAAGTAACCTACGAAGACGGACGCAAAGGCGCCATCAGCGCGACTTTGAGTATTGTTGACGCCAAGGTTCAGACCGTCACGACACAGAAGGTGGCAGCAGAATGA
- a CDS encoding PAS-domain containing protein: MTNNPDNQAMTMAGLNLIQQALSIYDSDLRLVVSNERFRSMFALPDWTVTPGAEFAATIRYLAERGEYGAIDDIDAFVKERVDLARAFEAHYIERQMSNGRWISVEGSPLPNGGWVAVYTDITGSKRQEELLRTRSESLSDQLLNRAEELAKTNRELEATVTALEEAKRQLTAMEARTRLTTEMMPAHIAHVSSNKVYTYSNRRVSSVMPGSLADPVGHHASEVLGAQPYSVISPHLERGFAGASSVFEFNHEPSSRRIRVALTPDSSTGGVYILSMDITEETQTRSALQQNRRRQLAAQMVSGLAHDFSNLLTIVLGSQSRLQRLGLPPKADALINATLTAARRGGDLLNRIADMTGLRDLHPLPTRLQTFLTEFETLASTTLPEGVTLSLESRFLPSNLILMLDSGSLQDSLLNLVLNARDACNGDGEISLLVDVVQDTWIEFTVIDTGPGFSEHALSHVFDPFFTTKGDNGSGLGLAMVYDVAKLSGGRVQARNGTTGAEVSLRLPLRLAPSPVAPGLVLLVEDNALIRTDVREMLISQGHTVIEATSTEEALLLAQDLPDIALVLSDISLEGEATGIDLIERLGQTRPTSFLMTSLPETDPLFQRAVQLAPVIRKPFNSETLQIYLGLDTVS, encoded by the coding sequence ATGACTAACAATCCTGACAATCAAGCTATGACAATGGCTGGGCTCAATCTCATTCAACAAGCACTGTCGATCTATGACAGTGACTTGCGTCTCGTGGTGTCAAATGAGCGGTTTCGCTCAATGTTCGCTCTTCCCGACTGGACTGTAACACCTGGAGCAGAGTTTGCCGCAACGATCCGTTATCTCGCTGAGCGCGGCGAATATGGGGCAATTGATGATATTGACGCATTTGTTAAGGAGCGGGTTGATCTCGCCCGCGCGTTTGAAGCGCACTACATTGAGAGGCAAATGAGCAACGGGCGCTGGATCTCAGTCGAAGGTTCTCCTCTGCCCAACGGTGGGTGGGTCGCTGTCTATACAGACATCACTGGATCTAAACGCCAAGAAGAGCTTTTACGCACACGCTCCGAGTCTTTATCAGACCAACTTCTCAACCGTGCTGAGGAGCTTGCGAAAACCAACCGTGAACTCGAAGCCACAGTTACCGCGCTTGAAGAAGCAAAGCGACAGCTCACCGCGATGGAAGCGCGCACCCGCCTGACAACTGAAATGATGCCCGCACACATCGCACATGTAAGCTCCAACAAAGTCTACACCTACTCAAACCGGCGGGTGAGCTCCGTCATGCCTGGCAGCTTGGCTGATCCTGTAGGACACCACGCTTCTGAAGTGCTAGGTGCACAGCCTTACAGCGTGATTTCGCCTCACTTGGAGCGTGGTTTTGCTGGCGCCTCTTCGGTCTTTGAATTCAATCACGAACCCAGTTCACGACGGATCCGCGTCGCGCTGACACCAGACAGCAGTACAGGCGGAGTGTACATCCTATCGATGGACATTACAGAGGAGACACAAACACGCTCAGCTCTTCAACAGAACCGTCGCCGTCAACTTGCGGCCCAAATGGTATCTGGACTTGCGCATGACTTCTCCAATCTCCTGACAATTGTCCTTGGCTCTCAAAGCCGGCTGCAACGGCTGGGCTTACCTCCAAAGGCTGATGCTCTCATTAACGCTACACTCACGGCTGCACGCCGTGGCGGAGACTTGCTCAATCGCATCGCAGACATGACAGGCTTGCGTGACCTCCATCCACTGCCAACACGCCTGCAGACCTTTTTGACAGAGTTTGAAACGCTTGCGAGCACAACGCTTCCTGAAGGCGTCACCCTGAGCCTTGAAAGTCGTTTTTTGCCATCAAACCTTATCCTCATGTTGGACTCAGGCAGCCTGCAGGACAGCTTGCTCAACCTCGTCTTGAACGCACGAGATGCCTGCAACGGCGATGGTGAAATCTCCCTCTTGGTCGATGTCGTTCAAGACACGTGGATTGAATTTACAGTTATAGATACAGGGCCTGGGTTTTCTGAACATGCCTTATCACACGTGTTTGACCCCTTCTTTACAACCAAAGGCGATAATGGCTCGGGTCTTGGCCTTGCTATGGTCTATGACGTGGCAAAGCTCTCAGGTGGCCGAGTTCAGGCGCGCAATGGCACTACTGGCGCCGAAGTCAGCCTGCGCCTTCCTCTTCGCCTTGCGCCATCGCCCGTCGCACCCGGACTGGTGTTGCTTGTTGAAGATAACGCCTTGATACGAACCGATGTGCGAGAAATGTTGATTTCGCAAGGCCATACTGTGATCGAGGCCACCAGCACAGAAGAGGCGCTGCTCCTCGCCCAAGACTTGCCAGATATTGCGCTGGTCCTCTCGGACATATCGCTCGAAGGTGAAGCGACAGGCATCGACTTGATCGAACGTTTGGGGCAGACACGACCAACAAGTTTTTTGATGACTTCTTTGCCTGAAACCGATCCACTCTTTCAACGTGCCGTCCAGCTCGCACCAGTTATCCGCAAGCCATTTAATTCCGAAACCCTTCAGATCTATCTTGGATTGGACACTGTCTCATGA
- a CDS encoding response regulator transcription factor yields MTKPLVTILDDERAIRQMLTDALEEAGFETMSFARATEFEAALKTAIPDVCLVDLSLPDKDGLTLVHRLALEQGASVIIISGRAQVQDRVTGLELGADDYIIKPFEPAEVVARVRARLRKAAPAPQSTETARFNGWTAHFERYILVDQAGQETAFSHAEGEVLRLFLERPKRLISRANMQETLGGAAGESFDRAMDVRISRLRTKLGEDPKNPRLIKTIYGAGYIFLGDVSWG; encoded by the coding sequence ATGACCAAACCTCTTGTAACCATCCTTGATGACGAACGCGCTATTCGACAAATGCTCACTGATGCGCTGGAAGAGGCGGGCTTTGAGACCATGAGCTTCGCGCGCGCGACCGAGTTCGAAGCGGCGCTCAAGACCGCAATACCAGACGTCTGTCTCGTAGACCTTTCACTTCCTGACAAGGACGGGCTCACGCTCGTTCATCGCCTCGCCCTCGAACAAGGAGCCAGTGTGATCATCATATCAGGCCGCGCGCAGGTTCAAGATCGTGTCACAGGGTTAGAGCTTGGCGCAGATGACTACATTATCAAACCCTTTGAGCCCGCAGAAGTCGTTGCTCGCGTGCGCGCCCGTTTACGCAAAGCGGCTCCCGCCCCTCAAAGTACCGAAACTGCACGTTTCAACGGATGGACGGCACATTTTGAGCGCTATATTCTTGTTGATCAAGCTGGCCAAGAGACCGCATTTTCTCACGCCGAGGGAGAAGTTTTGCGACTGTTTCTGGAACGCCCCAAAAGGCTTATTTCTCGAGCCAACATGCAAGAAACGCTAGGTGGTGCAGCAGGCGAAAGTTTTGACCGTGCGATGGATGTGCGCATTTCGCGCCTCAGAACAAAGCTGGGGGAAGACCCGAAGAATCCCCGCCTGATCAAGACCATCTATGGCGCTGGCTATATTTTTCTTGGCGATGTGAGCTGGGGCTAA
- a CDS encoding hydantoinase/carbamoylase family amidase, with amino-acid sequence MNINPTRFLSDLHALRQFGASGVGKGVVRPAYSEADITARAWLAQKFEEAGLKVHYDPMGSLFGLADGPSVLLGSHSDSQPEGGWLDGALGVIAALEVARAAKESGGPAVSVVSFQDEEGRFGVTTGSTVWSGELTLEEADKLTDRTGTTLAEARESMASQAGNFVDPKQFTCFIEMHIEQGPWLDQAGEAVGVVTDIVGIRDMRITFEGEQNHAGTTPMHLRKDAFQALGAFNALIGERFKNVVTPQTVWTIGHVKLHPDAHSIVPGRATFSMQWRDGDADRLGRMEKIIRHAASEVAEAQGVGLSFGPMLGLEPVAMSVDLRSALEASAEEHAAGRWRKMPSGALHDATNVARYLPVAMLFVPSINGISHAFEEDTDEADLVTGLEVLAGAVARL; translated from the coding sequence ATGAATATCAATCCAACTCGCTTTCTTTCTGATCTTCACGCCTTGCGCCAGTTCGGGGCGTCTGGCGTCGGCAAAGGCGTTGTGCGCCCAGCCTATAGTGAAGCCGATATTACTGCGCGGGCGTGGCTTGCTCAGAAGTTTGAAGAAGCGGGTCTCAAGGTTCATTACGACCCGATGGGGTCTCTTTTCGGGCTGGCAGACGGGCCCTCAGTCTTGCTTGGGTCTCATTCTGACAGCCAACCCGAGGGCGGCTGGCTTGACGGAGCCTTGGGTGTGATTGCGGCACTGGAAGTTGCCCGCGCGGCAAAAGAATCAGGCGGACCTGCTGTGTCTGTGGTGAGCTTTCAAGACGAGGAAGGCCGCTTTGGCGTGACTACAGGCAGCACCGTTTGGTCTGGAGAGTTGACGCTTGAAGAGGCTGACAAGTTAACAGACCGCACAGGCACCACTCTTGCAGAGGCGCGCGAATCTATGGCTTCTCAGGCTGGAAACTTTGTAGATCCAAAGCAATTTACGTGCTTTATTGAGATGCATATTGAGCAGGGCCCGTGGCTTGACCAAGCGGGCGAAGCCGTTGGTGTGGTGACGGACATTGTCGGCATTCGCGATATGCGTATTACCTTCGAGGGCGAGCAGAACCATGCGGGGACGACCCCAATGCATCTGCGCAAGGACGCCTTTCAGGCGCTGGGGGCTTTCAATGCGCTTATTGGAGAGCGCTTTAAAAATGTGGTAACGCCTCAAACTGTTTGGACGATTGGTCATGTGAAGTTGCACCCCGATGCACACTCCATAGTACCCGGACGTGCCACCTTCTCGATGCAATGGCGAGACGGTGATGCTGACCGCTTGGGGCGCATGGAGAAGATCATTCGGCATGCCGCGTCAGAGGTCGCTGAAGCACAGGGAGTTGGACTTTCGTTTGGCCCCATGTTGGGGCTGGAACCAGTTGCTATGAGCGTGGATCTGCGGTCAGCGCTTGAGGCCAGTGCTGAAGAGCATGCTGCGGGACGCTGGAGGAAGATGCCGTCCGGTGCGCTTCATGATGCAACCAATGTCGCGCGATATCTGCCTGTCGCAATGCTGTTTGTTCCGTCAATTAACGGGATCAGTCACGCGTTCGAAGAAGATACAGACGAAGCTGATTTGGTCACAGGTCTTGAGGTTTTGGCGGGAGCAGTCGCGCGGCTTTAG